In the genome of Bacillus thuringiensis, the window ACTCTTATTTTTCTTTTTGATACTCCACCCAGTCACCAGAATCAATAACTTTTAATATCATCTTTTTATCTTGAGCGATATACACATATGCCTCTATTTTCCTATCAGCAACATATACTGTTTGCGTAATTCGATCATATAAATCAGTCTCCGCATTACCTGTATATTCTTCTAGTTCATCTAACTTACACAATATCTCATCATT includes:
- a CDS encoding gamma-glutamylcyclotransferase, translated to MYHVFVYGTLRRGQTNAHYMLGATCIPDRAWTYGKLFDTNEGYPAMTYSIEEKVYGEVYVVNDEILCKLDELEEYTGNAETDLYDRITQTVYVADRKIEAYVYIAQDKKMILKVIDSGDWVEYQKEK